Below is a genomic region from Henckelia pumila isolate YLH828 chromosome 3, ASM3356847v2, whole genome shotgun sequence.
ATGAGAATTGAAGCGCCTCTGCGCAAGAATTAAGAGCAGCTGTGCTAATTGAAGAAAGTATGCGTTAATGAGAATAATGTCTGCGTGCACCTGCGCTTAAGAACATGAGCAGCTGCGCTTGTGGAGAATCATTGAAGAGCAGTTGCGCCATGATCAAAGAAAGTCTGCGCTAAcgcataattaggaaaaaacAGCAGAGCTTAGCAAATTTTGGAGACGTGTTCTTTGGGCATGATCTTGGGTTTTCATATacacatataaaagggaatttttaGAAGAACAAAATGGGGGAGCAGCCGCAAAAACACACTGGATAAATTTCAGAGCACAATCGTGAGATTgagggaggaaatctggaaaaAAACGTGAAGAGCATCAAACGACAAAGACGAagatcgagattctggacacgaCATCAAATATTCGGCTTTGTTTTATctcttttatatttattattttttgatttaatgtttagtttcataaacatgattttttttttaacaatattttgattatgaactaaattttattagtctagagggacgatggaacctggtgtagacgacTTTTacaacttttatttttattggattgaattctcctagattaattttttttctagtattgattgtcgtttcaattacttgatcactaattgattaGTTAAATTTATTCGAAATCATTTcttgggagaggggattttgaataggatcaaaagaaattacactgttaattgtttatatagctcgggagactATATAACGTTAATGGAGCCTTAAGAAGAACAtttttttacacatatcactgcaattagattcttaatagggataatGGAATTGAAACGTAGTTGATACATATTATTTGGCACTCggaagagggaaataataaacttaagtattcttggctattaattgaatgtaattgatgaaaataatttaattaggagtagttgttgttgaaaccatgTGAAAtaaaaacctctagaccattttctctcattgatatttcTGAAATTGTGTGCGCGTTTTGctaaaattttctgaatttatttatgttgaaaaccaaaaatatttatttaattttctagataaattttagactattttaattacaagcactgaataatTTTCacattactcctcgtgggatcgacactcgattcatcactttattaaaacttgacaatcgtgTGCTTGCGAGCGTAATTTTTGCAACATCTGTACGACCTTAACCTTAGACAGATCAACTGCTATCCCATATCTAGAAATGATATGGCCTAGAAATGCCACGTGATCAAGCCAAAACTGACACTTTCTGAACTTGGTATACAACTGTTGTTCTCTCAGAATCTGCGAAGCAGTCTAcaagtgctgtctatgctcctctacgctcctcgagtagatcaaattgtcgtcaataaagataataataaactgatcaagatacgacTAAAATACAcagttcatgagatccatgaaaactgcTGGTGCGTTTATCAATCCAAACGACATCATcataaactcatagtggccataacgtgtccgaaatgcagtcttgggtACGTCCTCCTATCTGACCCGCAACTAATGGTATCCAGATCGCATATCGATCTTGGAAAATACCGAAGCTCTATGCAATTGATCagataaatcctctatccttggcagtggatacttatttTTCACTGTAACACGgttaagctctcggtaatcaATGCATAGTCTCATattgccatccttcttcttcacgaataaAACTGCTGCACCCCAAGGTGAGAAACTAGGGAAAATAAATCCCTTCACTAGCAACTCCTGAATTTGCTCCTTcagctctttcatctcggtaggatcAAGATGacacggtgccttagagataggcacagtaccagGCAGTAACTAAATGCTGAACTCAACCTCTCGAACTAGTGGAGTTCCAGCTACATCCTCCGGGAAGATATCTGAAAAGTAGCGTACAACGTCTACATCCTCAACAGAACTAGTAGACGGATCTGCCACTACaaccacactagcaagaaacccctggcaacccctaCGTAATAACTTACTCGCACGTACACAAGAGGTGACGTGCGGAACACTGTTGCTTTGGGCTGTAAAGAAGATAATTGGATCTCCACTCGTAGGGTTCAATGCTACCGTCGTATTCCAAAAGTCAAtcaaagctccattgactgtcaaccagtacATACCAAGAATAAGATCAAATCCTGACATTGGCAATACAACTAGATCATCCCTAACTGCATTCCCCTGTAGCTCCAACTCTAACCCACTGAGCACGCAAGTGGTGAATAGAACCTCACCAGATGGTACGGTAATATCATAAACCGAACTAGATACCTTGGGTATAATGCCTACCCGCTCAATAAACGACTGAGAGATAAAATAATGCGTAGCTCtagaatctagcaacgcaaacgtagAAATATCTCTAATGCTAATTTttcctgcacgcagaagattttCCAACATATATAGACCATACTTCTAGAGAAACCAATTCGAACCAATTAGCATCTAATGTCCGAACCTAAGCATGCtaaattcacaaattaaaaaaattctacCTAGTCCTACTCATGCATTTCGAAAACAACAAGTAAAAGTAATCAAGTAATTACTCATGCAGATCTTAAATAACCATTCCATTAACTAAAATTTAAGAACGTAAATTAAGATTACCCGTGATGAGAGAAGTATCAGGgcctgcctcctctgcctgcatcacaaaTAAACGCCCCATGGTCTTCTTCTTCCTGGGATAGTTCCTTGAAATATGGCCCGGCTCCTTGCAATGATAATACTTGTCCAAACCATCCATACACTGTTCAGAATGAGGTCTCTAACACTCCCTGCAGAAAGGTACCCCTCGAGTGTTAGGGGCGACTGCCCCCTGCTGCTGCTGTCTCGGCTGGCCCTGTGGCCTCTACTGCTGTCTCGGAGGAATTGGGCCCTTAGAAGGCCCAACAAAAGACTTCTTTGTTGGATGCTGCGAAGACTGTCCTCTAGATTGctgctgaaactgcctcttcttctcgtaGTCAGCCTGCATCTCCTTTCTCCCCTTCTCAGACCGACAAGCTCGGTTCACTGCTGCCTTATAAGTAATCACGTATGCCATGTACAtatcatgcttgatgtcagaACTCAAGCCATTAGTAAAATGCCACGGCCTCTCTTTCTCATCTgaagcaatcatgggcacaaagtgacaccCACGCTCGAACTCTCTCACATACTCTGCCACAGTCCTGTCTCCCTGTCAGAGACTCATGAAGTCAGGAATCAACTGGCCACGTACATCATCTGTGAAGTAATTCTCAAAGAAAGCCGTCTAGAAATCTTTCCATGACATCGTAGCCAGATTTAGACCAATCACTGCACCCTATCCCCAAAGAGCTGCATCATCCTTTAGCATGAAGATGACACATCTAACCTGATTGGCATCCTGAATCCCCATGTACGCAAATATAGTATCTAACGAACTTTCAAATCCTCATAAACGAGTGGATCAGTGGTTCCCCCAAACTCCTTTGGTCCATGCTTGCTGAACCTCTCAGCAATGTCCTCTTCTTGAGACTTACTTCTGCCTAGCTTGATGCTCGAGTATCCTAGTAAAACCATCTAACATGTCCACGTTGTCTCTCTCAAATGCTGTGAGTGGTAGGgctggaggtggaggtggatccCGATTATCTCCATCGCGAACATCATGTCTCGGAGGCATACTGCAATTTCCATTTATCCCTCACGTAACCGctatgcataactaagtattttaatttaaagtcCTTATAACATAAATCAGTGAAACATAATTCATGTGTCCCATACGTAAaacatataattaaaaatcattttaaacTCACAGACTGACAGTGCGACTTCTAAACTCTATGTAGCAGGCTAGGTAACCCTCCAAGGAACatactctgataccaactgagacGACCCTTACTtgcaaagaattttttttatattttacttTGAAATATTGATactacatatacgcccatacatatatgtatctatacttaaaatagtttttcataaacTATTATACAATATATAGTCGTTTGcatgtaattaattaaaatactcaaaCATAACTAAAAATATCATGCATAAGGGTTCCAAAACATAAATCATAGTCCAACgaaaaatccatgcaaacgtCTAAAATCGCATAACCATGCAAAACAGTGAAAAGTATTAatcatgtgagaaaataaataatgcaTAAAAATCCCATAATAAAATACCATCATAAACTGGAAATGGTCACGGGTGCTAGCTGCCACGGATGCTCAGACTTCCTCACCGCCAGTAGGGACCACATCCTCAAAAATAGCATCAAACTTACCTgcacaccatttaaatctaatgagcctagaggctcagcatgcTCTACCTAGAAATAACAAATACCATATAATAAAATCGCATGCAAGCACATAtcatttaaaaatatcatgtgGCATCTTATGCATGCATGCTCGTAAAAACATTTGCATAATGCTGAGTCGTGAACATAAACattatcataatcataatctaATCTTAATACTTAACATAAATACGATATGTCATAATCGTAAAATCATCAGTGCGAGTCATATCAGTGATGTGTGACCATTAACATAAGcaattgatcaatctataaaaccaacgtacgcagCGGCAAGGTTCACCAAAACTTAAAACGTGGATCCCCTACGCCTCTATCCTACCACTTCACCAAACCTTAAAACATGGATCCGTAAGCTCATAAACATAAGTGGCGAGGTCAtcggacctggtatcccgactTCAAAACTCGTGAGTTGCCACAATCACatcaacttcccaaaaataattttttatatgacCTTAAtctttcataaaataaatgcatgaatcGTGAgcttaaaatatcatttttcttaaaatttgcccgtaaatatatatttaacttaTTTTTCATAAGAATTATacttatatataaatacacatacatatatatatatattaaatatatatttacgaaatATTTTACTTTTCACGGACTCGTTTGAGTAGCTGCCCCCCTCCCCAACTTAAGCTCATTAAACTAGACTGACCCATTTAACCACTTAACCCAACATAAAAATAGGCCCGATAGCTCTCATGGTTTTTAAGTCCCATGACAAGCAAATGGGCTCACTAAAATTACTAACTTAAGCCTaacaaaacaatttaatcagTCAAGACCATTAACATTATAATTCAAACACTTGAGCTTCTAATTAAATTACCCGGGCCCGAAATAAAATAACCAAGACCCATACCCATATGACATGACCCAATTAAAAatctgacccgacccggacgcCCCTGCCCGAGCCCTGCCTGTGCTGCTCGAACCATCTAAACCCTAACCCATTACCTTACAAACCCGCGCAACCCATACTTCCAGCCCTTCGGCcaccctgctccggccaccactggccggagcCCTGCCGGCTGGACCACTCCAAGGTCCTGTCGGAACTTCCCAGACTAGCCCTGGCTCGAACCATGCAGTACATTTCTCGGCCATGGGCAGTTTTCCAAGACCTGCGCACAACCCTTGCCCAACCACACCAGGGTTGGACCCCTCAAGAAACCCGACCCTAAGGGACCTCACTTGACCACCGAGCCATTAGGCAGCCCCCTCGAACCAACCATAAACATAAAATGGACAAAATTGAGCCACCATGTGCAAAACATGAACAATGATGCATGAACCATAAAATCTTAATTTCTAATCCACATTGAAATGCAACAACATATTTTATCATACTAAAACAgagtatatatgatttaaattggTGATAAAAGATGAATAAAACATGCCTTAGCTTCAAGAAAATCTAATATGGGTGCATAGCTCGCGGAGTGGGATGAACGGAATGCCCAAACTcttgaattttctccaaaaaaaaatttgtgtggTGTGTCTTGTGTGTGGGACTGTTGCCACCCCCTTTAGCTTGAGTtccaagttttcgaaaatgAGGGTGATGGAGGAAATGAAATTAGGTCTAGGTATTTGTTTGTGTAACTAATGggttgggcttccaaataaatTAGTTAATAAGGCTTAAAATCACTAGCCCAATACAACACTAAATTTTGACATTAAATTCTCCCCAATTTTTGTAATAAATAGAGGCCTATTTTTAAAAGTACCCTAAAAGCTCTTAAAATGGCCTAGTAAGGTGAAAATGggcttttaattatatatatatatatatccaaactCTCCAATAAATTAAGTCTCAAAAtagttattttggactctagaaaACCTTAGACataaattttgataaaaacTTTTAcctcgttcgtccacggtcccgtctacgctaTCGTAATtcgatttttttcttaaaaattcataactctcAAAATAATTGGTTAAATgtcattattaaatttaaaacacataaacatgccaaataattcacataaaaaatatcatttaacccctttaatttatttttaaaataactaattccctaattatgcatacgattttacgtAAACAAATTTCTAGGCGTTACATCATAGTTGAAGTGGAAGTTAGCATTATGATATGTGTTCTTGCATGATCAATGTTATTATTTATGACAAATAAATCACACAACAATTCATTATGAAGAAATAATACATCGTGGATAAGCATCCACACTGATCTTTACTTGAACGATACAAAATAATTGAGAAACTAATCGAGATTAGTTTTAGATGTCCCTCCAACCGAAGTCGCCACAAGTGTTGTTTGTCGAGGCGTTCTTGACCGAGTTCTTGCCCTTCTTGCCATCTTCTTCCTCTCAGCACTTTCCAAATCCATGAAACTCTTTACGAGCCTAGTAATATTTCTCTGCTTACAGTAGATCTCAAGATCACACCTCTCTTGGAATCCAAACCGATCTTTCAATCTTCAACTATGTGCTTATGGATCGTGGTCTGATCCATTATTATCGGAAAATCAATGATTGGAACACCAACAAAAATACACTCCATACTAGAATTCCAACCACAATTCGTCCAGAATCCCCCAACGGAAGGGTGACATAAAACCTTCATCTGTTCACACAAAGGCACTACTCTCCCTAAATGGCCACATTTTCCTTTAGCCTCTCGGATTCGCCACGAGCCACCCACAAGAACTTAACACCACTTCTGTGCGAATAGAAATAAATCTTCCCAAAGTacatataacaattaaattaaaggTTGAGAGTATAGCCAACCGAAGCAGTCATCGTGCTCGTTTTGGTTCGTCGAGAAAGACATGGCTTTCTAAAGATTGGAGTAAGATATGTCTGGGCCAAACATGTATATTGTTGTAGTAGATGTCCTTGTTGGCTAGAGATTTTATTGACCTGTgtttaaataaaaatctttatttttaatataatttacattttatatttattatgacatttctttatctgtatacccatgccagttgcatagataaagacattgaatatattatagtattataaatatgaggttgtacatcTGATGACAATCATAAAACACATATTTGAGTTAATGTATTCTAAACAAGTTCTTAGTCGATTAAGCCGCCTAAAGAAAGATAAAGGTCATttgagcttgagactagcatccATGATGTTGTGTGCCACGTTTAACTGGAAaggacatagagatgttcaaacaTACAAGATAGGTGCTCATTTGATGAGTTCACTGATCAACCCTCcctaggactttccaagtggttattattcatCGAGTAGATAAGTCCATGATTATGGTAGTACATCATTAGCCCTTATGACCTAGgacaacactgaggctctaTACGCTAGGGCtgcactttgacttgtttatcgAATCTGTGAGAGTCATCAGGTGGTGAGATTTAGTGTAGTTACGACACGTGTAGGAGCCAGTTCATTACAGTCGGGGATTCATCGCTCGTCTacgggtgtggatatcctatgtgatctgaaGAGATAATAATGCATGGAGTCTCTGGTCGGAGCAAGATATGTGCTTTAAGGAAAT
It encodes:
- the LOC140889894 gene encoding uncharacterized protein; translated protein: MDGLDKYYHCKEPGHISRNYPRKKKTMGRLFVMQAEEAGPDTSLITGKISIRDISTFALLDSRATHYFISQSFIERVGIIPKVSSSVYDITVPSGEVLFTTCVLSGLELELQGNAVRDDLVVLPMSGFDLILGMYWLTVNGALIDFWNTTVALNPTSGDPIIFFTAQSNSVPHVTSCVRASKLLRRGCQGFLASVVVVADPSTSSVEDVDVVRYFSDIFPEDVAGTPLVREVEFSI